The Lutra lutra chromosome 1, mLutLut1.2, whole genome shotgun sequence genomic sequence gtagtgattctcaagcgtctttgccccaggcggagttgcaccgcccttacccggggccgtgctgagtaatccgctggggttcgctttcgggagcttttgttccctgagcgctttccgtagagtccggtggacgggaataaagatggcggcctcccggtctccggcccggaggagccgagagcccagggccccactcctcagtgcgccctcagagaacagcgcccaatgactcccgccaccctggcctccggccacgctccgagctgaccgagcctgagaccggttcaaggcaaccccgagctgagagtcactcctcggctctgtctctgcagccggcttccccgttctaataccggtaagctctgcgacactcagacacccccgatccttctgcgaccctgcgggacctgaggccgcgctgacccggcctgggcttccagttaagcctctggagcgatgtccctcagcggaacagacttttaaaagtcctgattttgctccgttgctccgccgctcgccgggagccggcccctccccccgcggtctatcttcccgtcgctttggattcacttctccgccagtcctaccttgcagaaagtggttgattttctgtttctggaattgctgttcttcttctcttcaatttcccgttggatttgtaggtgtttacaatctttagataagctatttagctgatctcccgctacccgaagtagtctcagcctgctacttctccgccatcttgactcctcctccctctcggtttttaacttattttagtttgctgttacttttaaagattatttatttatttatttatttgacagacagagatcacaggcagagaagcaggcagagagagagagagagagagaggaagggaagcaggctccccgctgagcagaaagcccaatgcggggctcgatcctgggaccccgggatcatgacctgagcctgacgcagaggctttaacccactgaggcacacAGGCGCCCCGCTTTGCTGTTACTTTTAAAGATCGCTGCTCCGCCCGCCTAAGAGTACACGTGCTCTTACCAGATGATGGATCACAGCCTGTAACTCAGAAAAGGAACCCGCGGCCCTGGCGCTGCCCCAGCCAATGGCAACCCCGCTTTCCCGGAATCCCCAGGGGGGTGGACAAATTGAGAGCACAGCCCCTGGCTGGGCTCGCCAACACTGTTGCGTGAATAAACTCGGATAAACTCTTCGCAAGAGAAGCCAGTAACTCAAGAGAGGAGGgttgggaagaaaaagagatttgTTTCGTGTATGGGCAGCCCGGGCAGGTGCAGGCTCAAACTTTAGCTACCGACCTCTCGTGCCCACAAGAGGGACACCTAGAGTTTTATAAGGAGAGTTTGTAGGGGAAGGGGTGTTGCTGCAAGAGCGCAGGCAGAAAGCACGCGGTCAGGGGCGGTCACCTGGGCCGCGAATGGGGCGTGTGGAGTGTGGTCTTCTGGGCGGTCCATTGTTAGTGGGATTTTTCTGGTCTGACCGTTGAAACGTTGGGGTCATTGCAAAACATCTTTATCAGTGCCTCCTAAAATGCATAAGAAATAAGCACAATGGGATTTAGTGTAAGAGTTAAGCggtcttggggcgcctaggtggctcagttggttaaggggctgccttccgctcaggtggtgatcccagggtactcCGAGTTACCGGAGCCCCCCAATCCGGCTCcctggagcctgcttttccctcagctCCTTCTCCACTCgcgctcgctctctttctcttgctttctctctcaaataaataattttataaagaaaaaaaaatgagttaagtgGTCTTGTCTGTTTTGGGTTTTAACTCTTGGGGTCTGTGGTTAAGCCAGAGGGTTCACTAGCAGTAGGAAGGTATGGGTGGTTTGGAATCTCTTGAGTGTTTCTTGGGACATATATACAAtgactttttataaatatttgatgaatattagatataattaaatgcatataaatttaaaaatatgcttatactttgtaaatataaaattggtatctgaatatttataaataattacataatatttatatgaattatacGATTTGTATCTAGACAAAGGAGGTAGCTGGGGGTATGGGCTTTGGGTGCGTTGACATGCATATGAATGAGGTACTCTTAAGTGAGTTGTTTGCTCCCTCTAGAAATTGTCTAGTCTCTCCAGAGTCAGCAAGGCCCTAGGTGTCAACACATCAGGAAATTAAAAGGCATGGCTAATACAAAAAAACCCATGTGAATTCAGTAAGTGCCAACTGTTTACCATAAGGTGATGTGTATCAACTGCAGTTTTAATTCCATAAAATAGAGTTGAAAATTTACATCTTGGTAGTCAATTACAGCCTACATGCAGATATTCTGGACATTTTCTCTATTCAATGATAAACCTAGCTCATTCTGTATGCATGAATTGGCATGTTCTTTGggtttaaatttttatctctCCAACACTTCTGAGTTGTCTGATGGTGAGTCCAGGTCTACGAAGTTTCTGTCCTTATCTTTCACCTCCCTTAAATAATTTCTCTCTAGGATGGTGGAAACAAAACTTATGGGAATCATCTAGAGGGCAATATCACCCAATATCagacataaaaatattctgaattggTGGTTAAAGTAagatgatggggtgcctgggtggctcagtggattaaagcctctgctttcagctccagtcatggtcccggggtcctgggatccagccctgcatcgggttctctgctcagcggggagcctgcttcccttcctctctctctgcctgcctctctgcctacttgtgatctctgtcaaataaataaataaaatctttttaaaaaaagtaagatgaCATTATCATTACGTTGTCTTCTAAAATAGGTCTGCAGAAAATGCTAATTGATAGATGGGTGTCAAGTAGGTCATGCAAATTGgaaaatccatcttttttttttttacatttgatcCCCAAAAGCAAGGGAACTATAAAGTCCCCTATTCCATTAACAGTTATTTGGCAGTTTAACTGTGCAAAGTATTTTCATATCTCTTTTCACAACATTTTTATCCTTATTgtgaaatataatgtatatacacaaaatgtataaacaaacaTATACAATCAATGAATAGTTATGTAATCAGTGTTCACACATTTACAACCCAAGTGCAGTAAAAGATGCTTGCCAGATCCAGAAACGTCACATACGCGTTTCTCATCACACAGGTTAATTCTCCAGACTTATCCAGTATCCTGAATTTCTGACAATCATTTACcaattttctttacaatttttttaacccatgtatatctatctatatagccCTAAACAATATAGTTTAGTTTTGCTATTAGACAAAATTAACTCtattgatatataattcacataaaatgaTCTCATTTGAAGTTATATATATTTGATGAATTTGACATGGAAACGCAACCACAATGaagatgtagaacatttccatgaCTCCTTCAAAGTTCCCAGTCAATCCCCCATCCCCAATTCCAGACAAGTATATTCggctttctgtcactataattAGCTCTGTGTAGAGGAGATCCTATAGTTAGCTAGTCCTTTTGGTCTGGCTTCACTCACTTAACGTGCCTTTGGGAACCACCCATGCTGCTGCACGAATcaagaacacatttctttttcatctctcaGTTGTAGTCCGTTGCATAGATGTtactatttgtttattcattcacaaaTTGATGGatgttttagttatttgagatTTGAGGCTATTACATACAAAACGTCTATGAACATTAGCATTTCACATTTTTGAACTTTTTCTCCACaacttttaaattgaaaaaatttagATCTACAGAAAGGTTGCAGGAATAGTCCAATGGACTTGTGTGCCCTTCATCTAGATTCACCATTTATTAACTCTGTGCTAGATTTGCTTTAATGaactattatctatcatctatctatcatctatctatctgccTATCTGCTTATCTCTCACACACTCTTCATTGTTCATCCATTTGAGAGTAGGtaggataaattttttttaacattttatttatttatttgatagaaagagacagcaagagagggaacacaagcagagggagcaggagagggagaagtaggctccctgctgagcagggagtcccatttGAGGctccccaggacctggggatcaagacctgaaccaaaggcagatgcttaacgactgaaccacccaggagcccccacaagTATCCATGTTTTGGATACTTGATTTTGCTTATGGAGAGATAGTTTTGTagtcttgtgtgtatgtgtatgtgtgtgtgtgtgtgtgtgtgtgtgtgtgtgtgtatgcgtgcatgTGCGTATGTTTTCTCACAAGAATAAaatatgagggcgcctgggtggctcagtgggttaagccgctgccttcggctcaggtcatgatcccaggtcctgggttcgagccccacatcaggctttctgctcagcagggagcctgcttcctcctctctctctgcctgcctctctgcttacttgtgatttctctctgtcaaataaataaataaaatcttaaaaaaaaaaaagaataaaatatgaaagactCATCCAAGCTGTTGTACACAGCTCTTGTTGGCTCATCTTCATGGatgtatgttttctgtttttctgtcatAACGATATACTGCAGTTGTATTCTTCTAACTACTCAGATGGGCATTTGATTATTTTCAGTTTGGGCAATTACAAAAAACTGTGAAGGCATAAACATGCAAACAAGCATGCGACTGGGTTGGATATACACTTACTAGTGCAACCCCAAGGGTGTTTGTGTTCTCAGCTTTGTTATTCGTGCTGAACTGTTTTCCACAATTTTTGCAACAATGTACACTcacaccagcagtgtatgaatgttccagtttctccatattttcACCAACGCTTGGTGACGGATTTAAAAATATGCCCCAATCGGATATGCACATAGTAATATCTCCTTATTCATTTAGATTGCATCTTCCTGATCCCTAATAAGCATGAGGactttttcctgtttaaaaaattatcaggatTTTCAATCGGAGAaaaactatcatataatctccctgatatgaggaagtggagaagcaatgtggggggtttgggaggtaggagaagaataaatgaaacaagatatgatcgggagggagacaaaccataagagactcttaatctcacaaaacaaactgagggctgctggggagacgggggtagggggagggtggtgggattatggacattggggaaggtatgtgctatggtgagtgctgtgaagtgtgtaaacctggctattcacagacctgtacccctggggctaataatacattacatgtttataaaaaattaaaaaatttaatgaataaaaaaaggaattaaaaaaattatcaggatTTTAAGATGCATGTGGAAACACTGTGATATAGATTGCTGTGGTCATAACTGTATAAAATGGGTTTGTGTGTGGCTAAGGATTGCAATGCAATATGCAAAATAGGTGATATATTAATTTCCTGGGGCTTTTATAACAAAGTATGGTACATTGAGTGCTTTAAACCACAGATATTTGTTGCCTCACAGTTTGGGAGGAcagaagtcccagatcaaggtgtcagcagattAGTTCTTTCTGGTGGGTGTGAGAAAGCGGCCTGCGGCCAACCACTCTCCTGGCTTCTGTTATATTTTGgcaatctttggtgttccttgacTTGTAGAAGCTTCACCTCAACGTCTACTTTTATCTTCACATGATATTTTCCTTGTGTGTAATTCCCATTTTTTTGGTAAGGACACTACTCATATTGGATGAGGGGCCCACTCTACTCCAGTGTGACTTGATCTTAActgattacatctgcaatgaccctattatCAAACACCGTCACATTCTGAGTTCCTGGGGGTAAGAGCTTTCacacatgaatttggggaggacgaGGGTTACAACTCAACTCATAGCAGATGGCTAGGTGATGTTTCTTGGGTTACAACTCAACTCATAGCAGATGGCTAGgtgatgtttctttttctctcaagtgCATAGTATTGATGTTGGCAACACAGCAGAGAATAATGGGGAAGACTGCTTGGTGTAAGAAAGGATTGATTTACATCCTAGCTGTGCTTTTTATTAGCCTTGTGTTTTCACCATGCCAAGCTTTGggacatttttttgtgtgtgtgaagatgaaatgagatagaGTATGTAAAGGGCATTTCATCATGTTTGACAAACAGAGGGCAGTCAATAAATGCTAGCTCCTTCTTCCttatattcaacattttaaacctttaaaataataaataggtaaTTAGCTAGCTAGAgtaatgcatgaatgaatgaatgaatgaatgggaagtgGGACTGGCCTCAGTAGCCAAGAGAAGAATCATGCAAATTATTtcctggtgtgcctgggtgactcagtgggttaaagcctttgccttcagctcaggtaatgatcccagggtcctgggatcgagccccaccatcaggctctctatttggccaggagcctgcttcccttcttctctctctgcctgtctctctgcctgcttgtgatctctgtctatcaaataaataaataaaatctttaaaaaaaattatttcctaaagcCACATGTCCACAACTGGGCAAACCTTAAGATAACTGTTCACAGAAGCTGTTAGAAGCCAAGATCGGCAATGGTTTGAGTACAGGAATTTGGATTCGGTTCTGTGTTGTCTTGTGTTTTAACCTCCTCAGGCAGAGATCAAGTTTTCAGGAGAAGTTTGGTGCCCACTGCCTTTGCTCTAGGTGCCCAGGTCCCTTCCCCTATCAGATTACTTGATTGTCGGCCATCTAGAGATCTTGGGGCCCCGCACTGAGCCAGGAAGGAAGACAAGtgtgggagggttggggaggagggtgcTTCCTTCTAAGAGCTGGGTAGATCACTCAGAAAACCCTGCAGGGCAGGGGAATCTCAGAGCTGAGTAAACTGCAGCCATGGCCGAAGCCAGGCAGTCCCCAAACCCCAATGAGATTACAGCATTGAGAACAAAACTCCCCCCACAGCCGGGGAACACTGGTGAGTCAAGGAGCTGGGACCAGGGACCCTTTACTTCAACAAAAGATGGGTGCTGGGTTGCTCTGATTAGAGGAAGGGAATTAGATTAGAGGAAGGGAATTATAGATTAGAGGAAGGGAATACCGGAGATGTGAGTCTTCCTGAAGCCCTTCCTCATCCCACTGGCCTTCACCCCCGTGACTTCTTATCCTAGAAGGATGGGCTTTTTTTCCCAGCCCTTTCTGAGCCCTCCCTATCAGGTGGGTCCAGCAGTGAACCCAGAATACCCCATGGGATACGGCAGTTTCCTGCAGACTGTCTGAGGCATCTCAAGGGGCAAGAGAGTGTATATCCTTGGGGAAAGGGAGGCTGACCTGGTTTCCTCCAGGGCGATGGGGACAGACATCCCAGGACAAGACCTGGAAGTATCTCTGCCTCTTCGTGTCCCTGACCCTGCTTCTCGTGGTCATTATCTCCAGTGTGGTCCTGTCTGAAGGTAAGGCATGTGGGCCAGTGGGAACAGGGTGACCACAGGGAAGCAAGCACACTAGCTCCCAACCTGTAAAGGCAGGTCTACAAGGCCAGTGCGGGGGTGGCTGGTCTGTGTCCCTAGGGGGATCATAGTGATAACAGAGTGGAGCTCACCTACCCATCAGTCTCAGAGGCATTTGGGAGCTGTATGGACTGAAGTCAGTCTGAGTCATTGGTGAGTGTCTCCCCAAAGTTCATCCCTGACCTGGTCTAAAactccaggctccctgctaacaACTATAGAGAGCTAGTTCAACAGGACCTCCTAAATAGAAGTCCTGCCTCACTCCTCACTAGTTGGTGCCTTGGACAGGGCCTCTACctctttctctgggcctcagtttcttcatctgaaaaatgggggtggggtggcattTTGGAGCCTCAGAAGGCCTTGCCCTGGGAATGGGAGAAAGCCTTGGCTTTGAGGAACAGGGAGTTCTGGGGTCCAGGATATCTGGTTGCACCTCTCCCCAGTACTAAAGAGGACAAAACAAATGCAGAAGGAAGTCTTCCAACTCAAAGAAAAAGGTGAGTGGGGTTCAATATGTTTGGCCTCCTGCCCCTCAACCAtatctcctctctctgccaagaCCTTCACCAGCCCTTTCTCTTTGGGCCTCCTAGTATCTCAGGGACTGGGAGATGCTGGGCACGACCGGGACTTCATCCGGGGAGAAGTGTTCCGACAAATGAAGGCTGTACTGGCAGGCAACGGTAAGGAGAGTaggtggagagggaagaggctGTATTCCCTTCAGCACCTGTTAACATTGGGCTTGCCCACAGCAGTGGCTCTCAGAGGGGCACCCCAAAGCCAATGGCTTCTCAGATCTTCTTAGGAAGTTCAGGTGACATGATCAGATCATATTTGTATTGGAGGGCTCCCAGGAAAGCAAGACCTTTGAGACAGCAAGACCTCTCTGGGCTCGTGGTtgtatatgaccttgggcaacccatttaaaccattctgaacctcagtttcttcagctgtaaaatggggataatccaCAGTATTTTCTCCAAGACAGGTGGTCAGGATCCAGAGCTGCCACTTTTAATAACACACTGGTGTGTTACAAAATGTGGTCGGTTCATAGCAGCATGTTACAAGTCCTGGAGAATTCACCACAGTGTACATTCCTTGTTCCCAAACAACCATTGGGATCAGATGCTTCTGAAGGGGGTGATCTCGGCGTCACACCTTTTTTATATAAGTGGACGAGTGGATATCATTCACAAAATATACAAGCAAATCTCATTATTCATGTAGCTATGTTTTATAAAATCCCTGCAAATGATAAACTGGTGCAAATTGAATCATTGCTCGTAGAGGGGAAATAACAGCGTTAGGTTTATTGAAGCCTCTTGGCCATAACGTTTGGTCAACCAATCAAGACATAACcctgtttttgtgtgtttctgtttaaatagCTACTGTTTCATTAACATTCAACTCATGGCCAGCGGCACTATCACTCATGTCTGAAAGAAACTTATGTAACGCACATACATTTTCTCAATAAGGCATATTACAACCTTCGTGCTCATTTAGGAACACCGACAGCACTTCTGCCTTATACTTGAGGGTcgaggttctttttatttttaattttatcttattttttacgattttacttatttatttgagaaagagggagataaagagagagagagcatgagtgggaggaggggcagaacgACAAGCATattccccactaagcacagagtccaatgcagggctcaagtccaggaccctgagaccgtgacttgagcccaagtcagactcgtaactgactgagccacccaggcaccccaagagcctttttaaacagcaaaatcaccgacagaaagcataaaaatgtgaaaatcgTAGCACAAAATAGCCCATGGAAAGAACATTTGTTTACAGTCTGAGAGGTGGAACAAGAAGGCAGAGCTTTGCCTTATTTTACCTCAGGCTCAAGCTTTTTGTTGCTGTATGCATCTCTGTGAGTGACAAGGAAAGCTTCCTAAGTATTGATTTTGGGGTTACCAATATATTTGAGTCAGTAGGagaatttgcaaatatggaatcTGCAAATAAGAAGGattaatttggggtgcctgggtggctcagtgggttaaagcctctgccttcagctcaggtcatgatcccagggtcctgggatcgagcactgcattgggctctctgcttggcggggagcctgcttccctctctctctgcctgcctctctgcctgcttgtgatttctgtctgtcaaataaataaataaataaataaataaataaataaatctatcttaaaaaaaaagaaggattaatttgtgtgtgtgtgtgtgtgtgtgtgtgtctgtgtctgttcaCTAACTGGATATAGATGAATGAGACGAGAATCCCCTCTATCACTCCTGAGCCCTAGCTGCCAAGTTCCTACCTAACTCTCAGGAACCACTGTAATTATATTATGTGGTTATATGTGTTTTCCCTTAGAGCACAGTTTCTTAAACTAAGCACTATTGACCTTCGGGGCTGCATCATTCTTTGCAATGGGGGACAGTGGGGGATTGTCCTGTGGATTGTAGGGTGTTTGGCATCATCTCTGCTGTTGATCCACCACATGTGAGAACCCTGCCTGAGGTCAGAAAACTGAAAGAGGTCTCAGTTGTTGCTCAATGTCCCTTGGGGGCAGAATTGTCCCTGGTTGAGAATCACCACTCTGGAGTTTCTTCAAGCAAATGAGGATGTCAAACACATGTCCCTCTATTTTATACAAAAGTAGGATATTAACTCCACAGTGTTCTTTGGATCTCTTTTCCCCACCTCATAGGATATCCATAGcattttactatttccttctgATACTACTCAATGATGGGAAGCACCAACTTACCAGGTAGTGAATTTCCAGCTGCTGGGTGTGCTCAAAGGGAGGCCATTGGGAATGTGACCAGGGGGTGATGGTTAACACAGCTCTTCACTGGATGGAAAACTGGACATGCCGATTTTGCTAATGGCTCCATTCCCACAGAAACCTCTTGTGAGCCTTGCCCCCTGGGCTGGAAGGTCTTTCAGGGCTCCTGCTACTTCTTCTCCCCGGACAAGCTCACCTGGACCCAGGCTAATGATTCTTGTGTCCAGAAGCAAGCTCACCTGGTTGTCATCAACAGCCGAACAGAGCAGGTGGAAAAAGGGAAAACCAGAATCTTAGCAGGGTGGGGGAGGTATTATAAAAGAATTTGGGGGTTcacatttctgtctcttttgggATCTAGCACAATACTTCTAGTATGCTCTTCAAGACCTGCCTCCTCTTGTCTCTACCCAACCTCACTGCTATGACATGCAGGGAAaggactctctgctctgtggtcCTGCCTCCAAGCTCTGATCCATTAGGTCCCTCTGCTTGGGGCACTCTTACTCTTGCTATCTGTGTGGAGAGCTTTTACTCACCTGTCAAAACCCCAATGCAAACATCCCTTCTCCATATTCTCTCATGACATCATCAGAGGTTTCATTATAGAACTTCACACTGCATCAGGTTTGCCTGCTTATAAGCCCGGGGCTGGATCTAAACAATCTCAGGAACAAGGCTTGGCTCGAAGTAGGGCATCAAGGATGTCCTTGGAGTTGGGTTTCCAGCCAGAGATATTCCTATGGCCTACCCCTTTCTCTGACATGCATTGACCTTAAGAAGCATTCACAGCCAGTATTTGTCCAGTACTTCTTTCTACATACATATACCTCACACAATTGATTCTTCTGATCTGGAGGATATACTAGGATATACTCTTCTGATCTGATCtgattcttttttgctttgtacAGATGGGGACACCAAGGGGTGGGTTACTTGTTTGAAAACATACAACATGCTCATAGTGGGTCTGGAGTTCACATCAGGATATAAAGTACTGTGCATGGCTGTCTCTGTCTGCTGCCCACCTGAGAGCTCCTCTGTACCTCAGTTCTCTTGCAAACCCCAGACACTCCAACCTCTGTCCTTTCAGCTTTGATGGAATTTTACCTCGAAGTATGCCTTTTTCCTTCTAGGATTTCCTGACATCAACTGGGCAGGTGACATCCTGGATAGGCCTTTTCAAAGAGGGCCAGAAAGGCAACCACAAGTGGATGGATGGCTCAACCCCCACCTACATGTGAGTCTCCCTGTCTGCaatgcaggtgcccctaatcatCCACGACAGTCCCCTACCCCAAGAGATTGGCAGGACTTTTGATGAGTGAGTTGATGACCACTCACTATTTACCTGCAGCAACTCCCAAACAACATGCCACACTTTCTACCAGACCAGCTATTGTTATTTTGTTACTTGGGGAGAGTATTCCAATTTAAATGCTCGAGAAACGATAGATTCAATATTGCAGGACCTCCcaggacttctcagaaccttGAAGGTGCTAATATGCAGGTTGGGCCTCTTCAGGAGTATAATAATGCAGCACTTGTCAACTGTATGAGTTTCTTATGGACTCTGTAAGAAAGAGCCACAAACTGTGTGGCTTAACACAACAGAAACTTactctttcacagttctggaggccagaagtcccaaACTGACATGTCAGCAGGGCTGCATGTCCTTCAAAGACTGTAGGAGGGGttcttctcctgcctcctccagcttctggccACTCCAGATATTTCTTGGCTCATAGGGCCATCATTCCAATCTTGGTCTCTGGGGCCACacacccttcccttccccctgtcttctctcttctgtcccttataaggacacttgtcattgggtTTAGGGTTCACTCAGTTAATACAAGATGATCTTATCTCAATATCCTTCACTTAAtttcatttgcaaagatctttttccaaaataaggtcacattcacagatacCTGGGGTTAGGATGTGGGCATATCTTTTTGGTGGAGACAATATTGAACCCAGATGTCTTCCTGGAGGTTACCTGCCCCGCCCCacactctttgtttttctttggatgTTTCCTTCTGCTAGCATCACCTTTCCCTGTCTGGCAAACTGCCCTGGATGGCTCCAGGCTAAGGGCAGAATTCATCTCCTTGGTAAACTCATCTGCTGTCTGAGCACATACAGTATATCTTACAATGCACTGGTCATCACATCCTCAGAATGTGCTCCCATTTtgcaaaagaggaaaacagagactcagaaatTAAGTAAGTAGCTTTTGGCAGAGCTAGATCTTGGACTGGGTAAAATCTGACTGAAGAGTAAATGCTcttcagagaaggggagagggtcagTGGGATGAAGCAAATCAAGAGAGTGGTCTCAGAACTTGGAGATCCGCAGCTTCTCTGAAGACTGTTGCCTGCTGCCACTCTCATTTGAGCTCCATTTCTccactcag encodes the following:
- the LOC125083086 gene encoding C-type lectin domain family 17, member A-like isoform X1, with the protein product MAEARQSPNPNEITALRTKLPPQPGNTGRWGQTSQDKTWKYLCLFVSLTLLLVVIISSVVLSEVLKRTKQMQKEVFQLKEKVSQGLGDAGHDRDFIRGEVFRQMKAVLAGNETSCEPCPLGWKVFQGSCYFFSPDKLTWTQANDSCVQKQAHLVVINSRTEQDFLTSTGQVTSWIGLFKEGQKGNHKWMDGSTPTYIITFPCLANCPGWLQAKGRIHLLGKLICCLSTYSISYNALVITSSECAPILQKRKTETQKLTTGTPRNYMII
- the LOC125083086 gene encoding CD209 antigen-like protein E isoform X2; amino-acid sequence: MAEARQSPNPNEITALRTKLPPQPGNTGRWGQTSQDKTWKYLCLFVSLTLLLVVIISSVVLSEVSQGLGDAGHDRDFIRGEVFRQMKAVLAGNETSCEPCPLGWKVFQGSCYFFSPDKLTWTQANDSCVQKQAHLVVINSRTEQDFLTSTGQVTSWIGLFKEGQKGNHKWMDGSTPTYIITFPCLANCPGWLQAKGRIHLLGKLICCLSTYSISYNALVITSSECAPILQKRKTETQKLTTGTPRNYMII
- the LOC125083086 gene encoding C-type lectin domain family 4 member G-like isoform X3 → MAEARQSPNPNEITALRTKLPPQPGNTGRWGQTSQDKTWKYLCLFVSLTLLLVVIISSVVLSEVLKRTKQMQKEVFQLKEKVSQGLGDAGHDRDFIRGEVFRQMKAVLAGNETSCEPCPLGWKVFQGSCYFFSPDKLTWTQANDSCVQKQAHLVVINSRTEQDFLTSTGQVTSWIGLFKEGQKGNHKWMDGSTPTYINWDSKELHDNITAPACMLMHSYGHWSDFSCELGRFAFICERRQNC